From the Cetobacterium somerae ATCC BAA-474 genome, the window TAAAATAGTTTCCTAGGAAACTATTTTAATTTAGGAGTGATATTATGATTTATAAAAAGAAAGCTATTTTAATTTATGTAGGTATTTTTTTTAGTTTTTTAGTTTTTTTATTTTTATCCGTTACTTTCCAGATGAACATACCATACTCTTCTAGAGCCTTTTTGGAATATCAAATTGCTCCAGTTTATAGCAAAGTTTCTGGCAGTGTCGATCAAATTTTTGTAAAAAATGGTGAATTTGTAAATATTCATCAACCACTATTTAGTGTTGATAATAAACTATATAAAGCTTCTTACACTTCTGCACTAGGACAATACAATGAAGCTCTTGACTCTATTAAAACTTTAAAAAGTGATATTGAAAAAAATAAAATTATTGTTGAAAAAAATCGAAATATCTATTTACGTAATAAAAAAGAACTTACTAAATTTGAATCTTTATATAAAAAATCATTTATTAGTGAAATTGATTTAGACAATATGAGAACCAAAGTTCTTGAATCAGAAAAAACATTAAAAAACAGTGAAGGTATTTTAGATAATCTTCTTACAAAATATAAAACAAATGAAGATTCTACTCCTACGCTTTTAATAGCAGAAGGAGCTCTAGATAAAGCTAGAATTAATCTTCAAGATACAACTATTCTTTCTCCTATTAATGGTGAAGTGGTTATGGATAATTTTTATCAGAATACATCGATTAAAGAAAATACACCTCTATTTTATATAAAAAATGATAATATATTAAAAGTTAATGTAGATTTAAAAGAAAAAAATATAAAATCAATAACTCCCGATAGAAGGGCTTTAATTTTATTTGATGGAATTCCAGGAATTATTTTTAAAGGTACCGTTGAAAACATAAGTCCAATTTTAGCTCAAGGGTATAGTACATCTAGTTCTCTTGTCAATATTCCAACTGATAATCGTTGGATTAGAGACAATGGAAAAATTCGAGTTTCAATTATTGCTGAAAATTCAAAATCAATAAAACATTTATCAAGTGGCTCTATGGCTTCTGTTATTCTTTTATCAGAAACTAATAATATCTTTTATAATTTTTTAGCTAAAATTTGGATAAATATAATTATGGTGTTTAATTATGTCTACTAGTAACGACAACGTCAATTTTATACCTGATATTTTTAGAAGTCTTCTAGCAATAACTATTGGAATTTTACTAAGTAAATACACAAATTTTTCTTTTAACTTCCAAATTCCTATAATTGCTTTTGGGGTAGTAACTACAATGAAAAAATTTTCTATAAAGATATTCTTTTCTAATTACTGGTGGATTTCATTTTTTGCAGCTTTAGGCTTATTGTTTACAGAGATTTTTAGAGAAAATATTTTAGCTTTTGCTGTTGTTACATTTGCTGTTTTTTTCAGTTGCTTTTTTTTCTCATATAAGCATCCCAATGGTATACGAAGTAGTATCTTAGGTTATTCTTTCACAACTATATATGCTACATATAGTGATAAAGTTGTTGAAAATATGGTTGTTGATATTGTTTTAGTCACAGTTTTAGGAGGGATAATTGGTTGGATATTACTTCTTATTTTTCCAACAAAAGAAGAAAATTTAGGAGTTAAAAAATCTCAACGAGAAGATATTGATAAAGATATTTTTCATATTTTTAAAATAACTATTATCGTTTTTGCTTTATGGTTAGCATATATGTTTTTTGATATCAGAGACACTTTTTTTGCATATGCTACTTTAGCTGGAATTTATACGAATTTAAACTTAGAAAAAATTCATAAACTATCTTTTTTAAATATCACTATTCATAGTTTAGGTTGCTTTTTAGCTATAATTTTTTCATTTTTTATAAACGGAATTAGCAATAATCCATTTATTTTTGCTTTTGCATTAATGGTTTTTATATATCCTATGGTTTACATAGGTTACTATGGTAAAACACCTTTTCAGAAAATATTCTTTTTTGGACTAATTAAAGCTATTATACTTCCTATATGTCTATATCTTACACCTTATGGTGATATCGTTACTAAAGCTTCTACTAGAGCATTACAAATAACTATTATTCTTATTTTTTCAATGTTTTTAACTAGATTTCTTTTATTTATAGAGGGAGGAACCAATGAATAAAATTAAAATTCCTATTTTATTTTCAAGAATAAATAGGTTACAAAAAAAACATCTTAATGATAATTTAAAAATTTTTAATTTAGAATCATCCCAAGGAATTATACTTTTAAAAATTAAAGAGTTAAAAAAAATAACGCCTACTCAACTCGTTGACTTAGGAGTTATTGAAAAACCTGCAATTAGTAAAACTTTAAAAAAATTAGAAGGCTTAGGTTATATTATTAAATCTCAATCTAATCAAGATGCTCGAAGTTTTTATGTTTCTTTAACTAAAGATGGAGAAAGAATTGCAAGTCATGTTGAAGAGTTTCTAGATAAGCTTGATAAAAAGTTTCACACTATTTTAACTGATGATAATATCCAAGAAATTAAAAATGTTTTAGATTATTTAGAGGAAAAGGAAATAAAAAAAAGCTGAACTAAGTTCAGCTTTTTTAATTACTTTGTTCCAAATATTCTATCTCCACAATCTCCTAAACCAGGATAAATATATCCATTTGAATCTAATCCTTGGTCTATTTTAGCAGTATAAATTGCTACATCTGGATGTGTTTGTAAAACTTTTGCTATACCTTCTGGTGCAGCTACTAAACACATAAATACTATATTTTTTACTCCAGCATTTTTTAAATAATCTATTGCGTATATTGCTGATCCACCAGTTGCTAACATTGGATCTACTAATATAACTTGCTTGTTTTGAACATCTACAGGAAGTTTACAGTAGTAATATACTGGTTGTAGAGTTTCTTCATCTCTATAAACTCCTATATGTCCTATTTTTGCTGTTGGAATTAAAGATACGATTCCATCTACCATTCCTAATCCAGCTCTTAAAATAGGTACAACTGCAATGTTTGTTCCTAATGTATATCCAGTTGTTTTCATTAGAGGAGTTTCAACCTCAATTTCATCTAAAACTAAATTTTTTGTCACTTCATAAGTCATCAGCTTAGATATCTCATTTAAATTTTCTCTGAATGATTTTGTATCCGTATTTTTATTTCTTAATAATGTTAATTTATGTTGTATTAGCGGATGATTTATTTCTATTACAGCCATTTTAACCTCCCTAGTTATATTTCTTTAAAAAAAAACAGGACATAGTCCCGTTTTCTTATTTTTTTAATCCAAATCTCTTATTGAATTGCTCTACTCTTCCAGCTGCGTCTATGAACTTAGCTTTTCCAGTATAGAATGGGTGACAGTTTGAACAAACAGCTATTTTAAGCTCGTCTCCCTTTGCTAAAGTTGATCTTGTTTCAAATTTGTTTCCACATGTACAATCAACAGTTATTACTTTGTACTCTGGATGAATTCCTTTTCTCATTAATTTCACCTTCCTAAAATCTTTCTATTTATCGTAAAGATTTTATCATAAATTTTTAACTTTTGCAACATTTTTTTACTAATGATCCGAAGTTTTTTTGATATTTTCTTCTCTTTCCTTTTTATTTTTTTTAATTTTATGATAAAATAATATAAAA encodes:
- a CDS encoding HlyD family secretion protein — protein: MIYKKKAILIYVGIFFSFLVFLFLSVTFQMNIPYSSRAFLEYQIAPVYSKVSGSVDQIFVKNGEFVNIHQPLFSVDNKLYKASYTSALGQYNEALDSIKTLKSDIEKNKIIVEKNRNIYLRNKKELTKFESLYKKSFISEIDLDNMRTKVLESEKTLKNSEGILDNLLTKYKTNEDSTPTLLIAEGALDKARINLQDTTILSPINGEVVMDNFYQNTSIKENTPLFYIKNDNILKVNVDLKEKNIKSITPDRRALILFDGIPGIIFKGTVENISPILAQGYSTSSSLVNIPTDNRWIRDNGKIRVSIIAENSKSIKHLSSGSMASVILLSETNNIFYNFLAKIWINIIMVFNYVY
- a CDS encoding MarR family winged helix-turn-helix transcriptional regulator codes for the protein MNKIKIPILFSRINRLQKKHLNDNLKIFNLESSQGIILLKIKELKKITPTQLVDLGVIEKPAISKTLKKLEGLGYIIKSQSNQDARSFYVSLTKDGERIASHVEEFLDKLDKKFHTILTDDNIQEIKNVLDYLEEKEIKKS
- the upp gene encoding uracil phosphoribosyltransferase; protein product: MAVIEINHPLIQHKLTLLRNKNTDTKSFRENLNEISKLMTYEVTKNLVLDEIEVETPLMKTTGYTLGTNIAVVPILRAGLGMVDGIVSLIPTAKIGHIGVYRDEETLQPVYYYCKLPVDVQNKQVILVDPMLATGGSAIYAIDYLKNAGVKNIVFMCLVAAPEGIAKVLQTHPDVAIYTAKIDQGLDSNGYIYPGLGDCGDRIFGTK
- the rpmE gene encoding 50S ribosomal protein L31; this encodes MRKGIHPEYKVITVDCTCGNKFETRSTLAKGDELKIAVCSNCHPFYTGKAKFIDAAGRVEQFNKRFGLKK